TTAGGAATCACGTCTATTACAGATGCAGTTCTGTTGTGTCTGTAGACGACATCTGTGACGGAAGGCTCTATGCTAAGTAAGCCTGCAAATGTAGCAAATAACAACAAGATGTTGGCCTCCATTGGTGTACGGGTGAATTCCTATGGAAGCTGCTAATTGAGCAATCCTGTGAGGGATTGTTATGCAATGCAGTTTTGCAATCCACTAAGTACAATGATGACTACAGATGGTAGGATGTCGTAGCCGCATATAATTAGAATAGCACTGCAATCCTCTGCAAGAACGGTTATTCCCTGTAGAAATACTCCAAAATCAGAAAACAGTTTCCCCGGAGAGGGAACTGTTAAACAGGCTTACTTGACGTTCCCAATGTACTCAGGGTATTCACGAACCTCAGTGTACAGCATGGAGTTcgaaaacaagctaaaatccaATAAAATTACTAAAACTTGGGGAGCTCTTGTAGCGTGACTGTAGCATGACAAACACTGACGTACgtacaattatcccaaattactaCTTCCAATTATGTTACGTGCTCTTTATCATAAGTTAGTTAAATTTAATCGAAATGGGAGACCAAAGTTTTAATCTTGTTAATAAATATAGTCAACGGCATCTGCTCTTCACTCAACATTCAAATTGCAATCCTTACGTATCCGTTACTGTCATTCATATAGAGAGACAACCTTTAAATGCAATCACATAGTGATAAGTCTAAGGGAGCCGTCAGAATTTTTAGTGACCCctctaaaaaagaaaaaaaatgagaaagtgaatatctatacagtaaaatggattgctgctgcgacaggccctgtacagaccctgattaaaccctgtggtacaggtctatGTCGGAAAGAGGTTCCGTTGCTGTGACAgaggctgatgtacaggtctgtatctagtgctctgatgacatgcagatcgaagatgtggtgcaaaagcaccacaagcgaccgcgcaaCTGGTCGCGGGGGAGGtgaggagggggtgtcccccctcctgctgttgaaGCTTTTGagaaatagagattaaaatggtgttatttggtggcactggggagttttttttcagatttttttttgtatataaaactcaaaggaacggaaatctgagacagtattcaaAACTTATAGCCCACTTCACTGATTCCAATGaagtttacattttttgaaaacgaaaaaatagcgacagacatacatttattcacatttattatttattattattttcctgctataaaagatgggtttgttgtcaaggcattccactggttttaaactttatagaatcagaattagcatgtgttacacattttcccctgtCGCtccctatacaatgtagaatatagaaaacagatgtttctcatgaatgatcaggcaagtatatcaatctttaatcaggaaatactgaaaagtgTACTCAGTATTAGCCTCTAGCATAAGCTTACCatgtcgaatagctgatcattctcggtgtgtgtgtgtgtgtgtgtgtgtgtgtgtgtgtgtgtgtgtaatggTTTCAATCTGGCTTGAACCAACAACGCACGTTACCCAATCACATAGAGCAGAgaccacagacaaaaccgctcggccaaatccccaatctaaaatgattggttcaataaccgagctaaggatatatatatatattatatgtgtgtggtgtgtgtgtgtgtgtgtgtgtgtgtgtgagtacaTATAAcgggtatgaacatacatatctcaagcatacatattgctgttctttatattattgttgtattaatcataacttcactaaatgcttcagtacatatcaacaaaattgagtagcccccttcttgttctccacttttgagcaccCCCCTCGTAGCTTTCGATtgtttgagtgacccccctcagattcctcctaCCCcaaggccataaataatgacggctccctaattcTGTAATGTTGTTCCTGTCGTAGCAAACACGATCTTACATGGAAGAAATTTTGTAAACGCTCTTGTTTTCTCTTGAATTTGTAGAATAAATATGGCGAGAGTCTACAATTACTCTGAAGATGTTGGATCAAAAACAGATTTAGTTACTTGTAATCCTTCAATGTTCACTTTAAAGTAGGTGATTCCAGTTTTCGGACATACTTTACCTCACATAGGGTACATCTTCTATGATCATTGGTAGTTCAATGTTTATTTACATCTATGATCAgaattgatacatgtatttctaactTTAAGATAAACATGAGGTGCATTATTTGCTTTTCAGAAGAACtgcaaataataaatttctGATAAATTCCGCCAGTAAATAAAATACTgagttgtttcaaaatgtcacatacatacatacgtacatacatacatacatacatacaaacatacatacatacatacatacatacatacatacatacatacatacatacatacatacatacagaaggACATGCTATTTTTACAATCTTAATTGTCGTTCGTTTTCtagttattcaaaattcaatgagcCAGGAAGTGAGAAGTACAAGAACGATATCATCGTGCAGTTTGAAAATGCTACAGTCTACACGACAGGTTACTCTTTTCGGCGCCTCAGAAAGTCTACCTTTCGAGCACAGAACATACATAAGTCTGTGAACAGTGATGTGATCTTCGCTCATTCCCATCATATTTCGTCTGTGAAAGGATTTTACAGGAACAAATATAGTGTTAAGGAAAGCTCTGTGTCAACAGGTGAGTAAAATGGTGGCTATAGATAGTCATCTGCAACCGATTACACGTTAAACTTGACTTGATGATTGAGGTAACAGCTTGGTCATAATAGATGAAAGAAATGCACTTGTTGACGAAAGTATTTTACATCAACATAAATACGACGGAAGCCAGTACTTAATCTTTGTATCTAATACTTTTGTACTTATGTACTACAGTGAtttgtttaatgaactttgattGTTTAAACCATAAAATCATGATACATCGATTTTGCTTTTAAACTTCAAAAGTTACATCAGCTGAAATTATATCACATAGTGACGGGAATTCTTAATTctatcaatattttgtaaaaatgaaaaaaagaaatttgccTCTATACCGGTGTTTTCGACCCGAGGCTATCATGGAATTGCATATTTTAACGACAAAATGCCTTATATTTGTTTCCCACGGAAATTTGAGTTATTTTAATGGCCTGCGACGATTATAAGAAGAACGCACATCATTGTATTCATGTATTCTATCATAGGATACATGAGGAGTACTTCGTTGAATCGTCATTATGAAGACAACGGAGCTCTCCCATAGGGCCATCTTAAACTTTTGAAGCAGCTGGACTCCCCAGAGTCatgataatttgtaaaattgtcgtGTGTGTGGGCCAGGATTCTCCAGTTTTGCCTGAATGCCCCATCAATAACTTTTCTATCCTCTTTTAAGGGTTACTTATGTTCACGACTGCATTGAGTTTCTGTGAAGAGGTCCATCTCTATGGATTCTGGCCTTTCTCAGAAGATCAAGAAGGCAAACCCCTCTACTATCACTACTACGAAAAATATTCGTACATGAAGCAGGTCCACAACATGACAGCCGAGTTTCAACTGCTCATGAATTTACACAACAAAGGTGCCATACGATTGCACGTTGGGAAATGTGACAATTGATGTTTACAGGCAGCGTCCATATAGTGCTTCACTTTTGCTACACGATAACATACACTTCTTcgtattttcttttcttcatttTATAGAAGATAGAACGAAGAAATGTGGAAAGCAGTATCAATTTTATAGATTAGATAGCATCGTTTTCTTTTAAGCATCTCGTTTTTCGTTATTCTTTGCACATGTGTTagaatacattttcaacaagttacatgaataacaataatattgatgtgtaacgatttttttttctaatgtgCAAAAATTGATATTGATAATTTTCCACATAAATAATAATGACTTTTCAtgttacattttgtatttttcttattCGATCATTTCGAACTGAATTTGTTCTTTTAGGAATTGGATGACGACTTGGAAGTGGTTACCTGAACGTCGAGATATGCTAATCTTCTAAGCTTAGAAATTCGAGACGACCAGTGGTCTTGTTAGTCACATATATGTACCTTGATTTGGTTTAGAGTTAGCACTTGACACTAATGTAATCCTATTTAATTTTGCAGTCATTTGTGATGaaccaaaaatggcaagaaTAGGTGGCTGCAGATACCCTCCAGCCGGCAAATTGAAATATCATGCATCCGCTGTAAAATATCTTACTTACCCTGCGGAGCTAATGACATCAAGAACTTCCTgtcttttgtatattttgtaccAATTTTATAAAATGGATAGTAGAACAACAATTTAAAACAGTGACAAATGTTACCTGCAAGTAACTAATCAATAATAATTCTGTTCAAAAGTTTATCAAATCAGTGCGACTAAGTGTCACATTTTTCTAATGATATGTTTGCGGCCACTGAAAGCAACTCCGCAGTGCGTGTCAATTTGATCGTCTTTTGAAAATCCTATATTATCCTTGAAAACCGTGCCACAGGAAAGTTACAAGAACTGATGATTGGGCTCTTAGGGACAATTCGCTTATGCGCACAAAGTCAAGTCCTTGTCTCGTTTTGCGTCAGATTGACACCTGCAAAGCAATTAATAATGCAGCAGAGACTTCCATTAGAAAGTTATTTGCCTTGAAACTCTGCCCCTTGGTGTTTGTAAAACCGTGATATCAGGACATATATATTGCCAATTATTCAAAGAGCGTCAAGACTTCTACGGTTAAATATAACATTCATTAAAATGGATGAAATGCAGTTTACCAAACTGCTTCAAACTTTAATATATGTTTAAAATTGATTAGTTTTTGACTCACATTGAGAAATAGGAGTCAGCGTAGACATCGATTATTGTTTCTATCACCGATAGATGTTTCGGATTTTGCTTTCTGTCAGACTTTGTAAGCTTTGGGCGTGCTGTCATCTATGTTGTCAGATACATCGTACTGAACAATATTGCTACTGTATGAATTGATCTTTCATGCGGTTCACGTTTTTTAACAATTTGTTTTTCACCCGAATGATTATCAATTCTATTCAACACAAagatttaacacgattggaactaatttgggataattggattttcatattattcaaatttctcaaaagttaggTGCCATACAGCTAAATGTTGGAATATTGCAAatgactcataaaaacaagtgtgtaatataaaaagaaaagcagatgagatagcATTTGTAGAttgaatcgacattacttcaccttccaatcatcccaaattagttccaatcgtgtttctttAAGGAAACGAAGCTGCAATGCCCATCTAAAATTTGAAACACTTTTCACAGCCGTAAGTCAagaatttgttcaaaattaagCAGTCACTTGACAGTCAACTGGTCAAAGTACGATTGGCAGCGAACTCGTTACAGAATGATGAAGATTAAGGTCAGAATGTAAAACCACTGTTATTTTTTAAGCTCCCGTGTACCTCGAGCTAAGCCAAGTGAGTGAAATTCCCCGGCGACCAAGAAATCTATGTTGACGTTCCCCACgacttcatttttttattttgatataaaaaCCGACAAATGGCGATTTGACAGTATAAAATGCGCCCTCCTTAGTCATGAATGAATGTAATCTCGAAGAATATATGGCCAGTAAAACCAAAGTAACGTAGTTGAATGCTTACCGCAAATTCAAAGTATAACGCGCCCGGTAATTGGTATTGTCATCcaacaattaaaataaaaatttaagatATCATAGGATGATGAAAACATCGTCTGTGCTGCAGGTATTTCGCAAGATTTTCCACTATCCATCAtcgttttcatttgaatgaaaaacgTTATCTATGTTTTGTATATCCCTGAAATCTAGGGAATTATCAAGTTTActcattgcatttttattttatgctATCAGTTTTCAACTGATATCTAACTCCGTAAATAAGCTAAGCCACAACAAACATGTCTGTTATTTCACCACAAATTTTAAGAGCTATTTGAAATACTGTGACCATCACTAAATGCCCTAGATAACTGCCCAGTTGGCAAAAAACTACTTCAAATACTAGTTACTGAATCGGATACACACCAAACCAGGTACGATGTTCCAATGGAAGGAAGGCTATTACTTTGTTGAATTTTGTAGGAgatatcaaaatattgtgtacataACGTGTTTCCTCAAAGCGGTAACAGTACCACACGTCTGTAGGTGTTGTACTCGGGGACAACAAAAAAAGTTGTTTGTGATCcaggacattttcaaagtgatgcaaatttcacatttcatttcacttttctCCCGAAACTGATGAGATTACCTCAATTTATTGAGTTTTTCCACTGACTTAAAGCGGCGGTCCAGGATCTGTTTTGTGGTAGTATCTAATCCGCCTAATCGAACTGGGGTCAGTTCCAGTCTTACATTAATTTTGCTTATTGCAGTTTACACAGATTTATTCTAAACGTTTAGCACCTTTGATGTACGGTGATAGAAATTGGAAGAATGCATGAAACATTCGGTATCGACTGTCGTAATCTAGCTAGGTTCTAGAGAGGTTTTTATATGACTGAAATTGCACGCGTCTTAGTTATTTAGACCAAAAGGCTGTATCATATAATTTAAAGTAACAATTCAAAATGAGATATTGATATTGATCAAGTGCCGACGACAGAAACAGTATTGAAACACGTTAAAAATACTAAACGACTTGTTGATTCTCTGGCGTACTATAGCAGTCCGAATTGTTTGCCATTTAAGATTGGAATTTTCACCAATCAACGACATTATTAATATAGCAATTATATGCGACATACTGAAATGGAGTAAATATTATTTTGCTACAAACACTTTCTGTTGCACTGCATCGATCCGTCATAGCTAGACTGACCCTAGATGCTTGGCTTTTTTCGGTAGAAGAGGCTGACTTTGGGTCATCACGCTCTCACCGCGATCCTTGCGGCGGCCTTCTACTAACTTGGctgtctgctgaagtttattcgtTCAATTTACTCTGTTTGGATATTTATATGCCTACAGACTTCAAGCAAGTCTAGGTCATAGCAACAACTACTATGGTCAACCGATGAGCAAAAGCGAGTCATTTTGAAAGGAGTCAAGCATTGTTTTCTTGTGACGTTTTAAAAGATCAACTTGAAGGATTTAATTAATGCACACCTTTATAGAGATTTACGATTTTGATTGCACAACCATTCGATTGGCAGTGACTTTCAATGGACAAGTGATCGTTTCTGGTCTGAATTGtctaaacaaatcaacatgtcAGCGCTGTAATAGAGCTTAATTTTCTGAAGCTCTATTCCCATGTTGCCTGCTGCGAGGCATCCTACCTTGTGAGCGTCGCCGCCATATAATATTGCTCCTCTTTATATCCCGCCTGCACCCCTTTAAAATATACACTCTTTTCCTTATTTGGCAGTCTGTGGGTAAGGGGGAAAGGTAGGTCAACGAATAGAGTGAGTTTAAAACTTTCCGACAGGATACTATAAACAGTTTGGTTGTTTTGGTTATAATATGACCAGAGTTGTTTGACTTTATACCTAAAAGGGCGAAAGGCGGGTGTAGAAGTAATGCGGGAGATGACGAGAAATAAACTTAGAGGTACCGTGGGCCATGCCATGTGAGGAAAACATAAAGCTATGCTTCTAATAGAGGTGAACCTATGCAGACGGTTAGGAAGACCAATAGTCTAGAAGTAGGTGTCATAATAAATAACTTTATAAACCAAGAGAAAGTGTTAAGTTAATGATGATATTGTCGTACAGTGGCTAtaacttttttgatatttttaaacgTTACCCTTGTTTAATAGGCTTGTTCTCAATTGATTTAACCGAAGTAATAAGTAATAGACAATGGATGACCGACTGTTCTGTCGATCAACGTGTATAGTTGTACACTTTTGGTCTTGAAGACTCGATCTCACTCGAAATACTCCAGTCAGTGGTTAGCGATAAAGCCCAAACTAACTCCACAGGAACCGTTTTTGCAAATTATTACCACAATACGACAGATATTATCACAAAACTGTACACTTCAGTATTATTCGTTCACGTCAGATACTATACAAGCACAGTTAGCCTGTTTACATTCAGCTGCCTTGCCTTTTCAGTCTGAGCTGCTTACATCATGCTTTTGAAGAGCGAGCCTCCTGTGATAGGGCGCACACTCCATATAAAGTCCGCTAAAATAAATGTCTGAAATAAACATCTTTTTTTACACTTTATGTAACCTTCACCCTGGGAATGTATGTACCTGAATTTCGAGACGACCAGTGGTCTTGGTAGCCACATATATGTACCTTGATTTGGTTTAAAGGGTGCACTTGACACGAATGTTGTCCAATTTAATTTTGCATTCATTTGTGATGAACCAAAAAATGGCAAGAATAGGTGGCTGCAGATACCCTCCAGTCGGCAAATTGAAATATCATGCATCCGCTGTAAAATTATCTTACTTACCCTGCGGACCTAATGACATCAAGAACTTCCtgtcttttgttattttttgtacCAATGCTATAAAAAGGGATAGTAGAACAACAATTTAAAACAGTGACAAACGTTATCCAGCAAGTAACTaatcaataataattgtgttcAAAAGTTTATCAAATCAGTGCGACTACGTGTCACATTTAATTAAAGATCTGTTTGCGGCCTCTGAAAGCATCTCCGCAGGGCGTGTAAATTTGATCgtcttttgaaaatccaataattacaagattggaactgatttgggataattggatattcatatttttcaaatttctcaaaagtgttaagtGCCCAATAGTTGAATGTTGTGATATTACTAATTACTAACAAAATCAAGTGTGTAActcaaaaagaaaagcagatgaggttacatttgcagatt
Above is a window of Ptychodera flava strain L36383 chromosome 19, AS_Pfla_20210202, whole genome shotgun sequence DNA encoding:
- the LOC139118653 gene encoding CMP-N-acetylneuraminate-poly-alpha-2,8-sialyltransferase-like, with product MFKKCSVVGNSGILLNSKCGKFIDAADFIVRINMARVYNYSEDVGSKTDLVTCNPSMFTLNYSKFNEPGSEKYKNDIIVQFENATVYTTGYSFRRLRKSTFRAQNIHKSVNSDVIFAHSHHISSVKGFYRNKYSVKESSVSTGLLMFTTALSFCEEVHLYGFWPFSEDQEGKPLYYHYYEKYSYMKQVHNMTAEFQLLMNLHNKGAIRLHVGKCDN